A region from the Azospirillum thermophilum genome encodes:
- a CDS encoding response regulator: MLAPAGRDGAGGGAGGRPVLRVLVAEDEAITAMHIEDILLELGHEVVGTVDNGPDAVAAAGRLRPDLMLMDIRLARDSDGIAAATEVYRALGIRSVFLSAHSDTLTRERAAAALPLGFAVKPFSTSQLAVLLDGVCEALGRKG, translated from the coding sequence GTGCTGGCTCCAGCCGGGCGGGACGGCGCCGGCGGCGGGGCGGGGGGCCGCCCGGTCCTGCGCGTCCTGGTCGCCGAGGATGAGGCGATCACCGCGATGCACATCGAGGACATCCTTCTCGAGCTCGGGCACGAGGTGGTGGGCACGGTGGACAACGGCCCGGACGCGGTGGCGGCCGCCGGACGGCTGCGCCCCGACCTGATGCTGATGGACATCCGGCTGGCCCGCGACAGCGACGGCATCGCGGCGGCGACGGAGGTCTACCGGGCGCTCGGCATCCGCTCCGTCTTTCTCAGCGCCCATTCGGATACGCTGACCCGCGAGCGCGCCGCAGCAGCGCTGCCGCTCGGATTCGCCGTCAAGCCTTTCTCGACGAGCCAGCTCGCGGTTCTGCTCGACGGCGTGTGCGAGGCGCTCGGCAGGAAGGGTTAG
- a CDS encoding transglycosylase domain-containing protein, whose amino-acid sequence MGATEKLRQMISASVRAYLDGEDTGGQRRRILVDYLNSTPLTARAGFGEVNGLGDGLWAWFGTDLGIAQQLLRDPAPDERTLQVKALAYKQVLSLLLAQRRPSHYLIQDRAALERLANSHLRVLAQAGVIDERLRDAALSLTLKFREEAPQPQAASFVEQKATNAIRARLLSMLGVPSLYQLDRTDLTVQTTLDAATQQRVVEVLGKLNDPDFARQMGLTGERLLDSKNNDLSKIVYSFTLYERGSDANYLRVQADNLDQPLDINEGAKLDLGSTAKLRTLTTYLEIIAELHARYAHLPREFLTDVGEEASDNLTRWAVEWLSGTQNRSLQAMLDAAMERRYSASPGEAFFTGGGVHTFVNFNKDDNGRILTLQESLRNSVNLPFIRLMRDIVQFYMAEGGDDSADILQNPDHPARQAYLARFADREGSDFINRFYTSYRKRTPDQALDLLASRTRPVPHRLAVIFRTVRPKAGMAEFGRFMRARLPDAKLSDADLASLYSKYGPDRFSLNDLGYLARVHPLELWLVGYLQTNPDAKRQEVLDASIRERQESYTWLFKKGQAAQNTRIRIGLEEEAFRRITEQWRKVGYPFETLIPSFATAIGSSADRPAALAELVGIILNDGVRQPMVRVKSLHFAEGTPYEAKVGLGPLEGRRVLRPEVCATLRRALMDVAQNGTAKRVWGSFKDGSGQILPVGGKTGTGDHRLDRYGPGGVLIESRAVNRTATFVFYVGDRFFGTMTAFVHGPEADHYRFTSALPAQLLKSLAPALQPLIDPPGNTRTAETGKVPTGL is encoded by the coding sequence GTGGGCGCGACGGAGAAGCTGCGCCAGATGATCTCGGCCAGCGTGCGCGCCTATCTCGACGGCGAGGACACCGGCGGCCAGCGCCGGCGCATCCTGGTCGACTACCTGAACTCCACCCCGCTGACCGCGCGGGCCGGCTTCGGCGAGGTCAACGGGCTGGGCGACGGGCTGTGGGCCTGGTTCGGCACCGACCTCGGCATTGCCCAGCAGCTCCTGCGCGACCCGGCGCCGGACGAGCGGACGCTGCAGGTCAAGGCGCTGGCCTACAAGCAGGTGCTGAGCCTGCTGCTGGCGCAGCGCCGCCCCTCCCACTACCTGATCCAGGACCGTGCGGCGCTGGAGCGGCTGGCCAACAGCCACCTGCGGGTGCTGGCGCAGGCCGGCGTGATCGACGAGCGGCTGCGCGACGCCGCCCTGTCGCTGACCCTGAAGTTCCGCGAGGAGGCGCCGCAGCCGCAGGCCGCCTCCTTCGTCGAGCAGAAGGCGACCAACGCCATCCGCGCCCGCCTGCTGTCGATGCTCGGCGTTCCCAGCCTCTACCAGCTCGACCGCACCGACCTGACGGTGCAGACCACGCTCGACGCCGCCACCCAGCAGCGCGTGGTGGAGGTGCTGGGCAAGCTGAACGACCCGGACTTCGCCCGCCAGATGGGGCTGACCGGCGAGCGGCTGCTCGACTCCAAGAACAACGACCTGTCGAAGATCGTCTACTCCTTCACCCTCTACGAGCGGGGCAGCGACGCCAACTACCTGCGCGTCCAGGCCGACAACCTCGACCAGCCGCTCGACATCAACGAGGGGGCGAAGCTCGACCTCGGCTCGACGGCCAAGCTGCGCACGCTGACGACCTACCTGGAGATCATCGCCGAGCTGCACGCCCGCTATGCCCACCTGCCTCGGGAGTTCCTGACGGACGTGGGGGAGGAGGCGTCGGACAACCTGACGCGCTGGGCGGTGGAGTGGCTGTCGGGCACGCAGAACCGCAGCCTGCAGGCGATGCTCGACGCGGCGATGGAGCGGCGCTACTCGGCCAGCCCGGGCGAGGCCTTCTTCACCGGCGGCGGCGTCCACACCTTCGTCAACTTCAACAAGGACGACAACGGCCGCATCCTGACGCTGCAGGAATCGCTGCGCAACTCGGTGAACCTGCCCTTCATCCGGCTGATGCGCGACATCGTGCAGTTCTACATGGCCGAGGGCGGCGACGACAGCGCCGACATCCTGCAGAACCCGGATCACCCGGCCCGGCAGGCCTATCTCGCCCGCTTCGCCGACCGCGAGGGCAGCGACTTCATCAACCGCTTCTACACCAGCTACCGCAAGCGCACCCCCGACCAGGCGCTCGACCTGCTGGCCAGCCGCACCCGCCCGGTGCCGCACCGGCTGGCGGTGATCTTCCGCACCGTCCGTCCCAAGGCCGGCATGGCGGAGTTCGGCCGCTTCATGCGCGCCCGGCTGCCCGACGCCAAGCTGAGCGACGCCGACCTCGCCTCGCTCTACAGCAAGTACGGGCCGGACCGCTTCTCGCTGAACGACCTCGGCTATCTCGCCCGTGTCCATCCGCTGGAGCTGTGGCTGGTCGGCTATCTGCAGACCAATCCCGACGCCAAGCGGCAGGAGGTGCTGGACGCCAGCATCCGCGAGCGGCAGGAGAGCTACACCTGGCTGTTCAAGAAGGGGCAGGCGGCGCAGAACACCCGCATCCGCATCGGGCTGGAGGAGGAGGCCTTCCGCCGCATCACCGAGCAGTGGCGCAAGGTCGGCTACCCGTTCGAGACGCTGATCCCGTCCTTCGCCACGGCCATCGGCAGCTCGGCCGACCGGCCGGCGGCACTGGCCGAGCTGGTCGGCATCATCCTGAACGACGGCGTCCGCCAGCCGATGGTGCGCGTCAAGTCGCTCCACTTCGCCGAGGGCACGCCCTACGAGGCGAAGGTCGGGCTCGGCCCGCTGGAGGGCCGCCGGGTCCTGCGCCCGGAGGTCTGCGCCACCCTGCGCCGCGCCCTGATGGACGTGGCGCAGAACGGCACGGCCAAGCGCGTCTGGGGCAGCTTCAAGGACGGTTCCGGCCAGATCCTGCCGGTCGGCGGCAAGACCGGCACCGGCGACCACCGGCTCGACCGTTACGGTCCCGGCGGCGTGCTGATCGAATCGCGGGCGGTCAACCGCACGGCGACCTTCGTCTTCTACGTCGGCGACCGCTTCTTCGGCACCATGACCGCCTTCGTCCATGGGCCGGAGGCCGACCACTACCGCTTCACCAGCGCGCTTCCCGCCCAGCTCCTGAAGAGCCTCGCCCCCGCGCTGCAGCCCCTGATCGACCCGCCCGGCAACACCCGCACCGCCGAAACCGGCAAGGTGCCGACCGGGCTGTAG
- a CDS encoding response regulator produces the protein MAHILLVEDEALVAMLFQTALEGEGHRVTLAGDGVEALEADDSDPADAVVTDMNMPRMNGKELVTRIRQRRPGLPVILISGYAAQGGPLASDASTVVLSKPISPRLLARTLSSLIPDQ, from the coding sequence GTGGCGCATATCCTATTGGTAGAAGACGAGGCGCTGGTCGCCATGCTGTTCCAGACCGCGCTGGAGGGCGAGGGCCACCGCGTGACGCTGGCCGGCGACGGGGTGGAGGCGCTGGAGGCGGACGACAGCGACCCGGCCGACGCGGTGGTGACCGACATGAACATGCCGCGCATGAACGGCAAGGAGCTGGTCACCCGCATCCGCCAGCGCCGGCCGGGCCTGCCGGTGATCCTGATCAGCGGCTATGCCGCGCAGGGCGGCCCGCTCGCCTCCGACGCGAGCACCGTGGTGCTGAGCAAGCCGATCAGCCCCCGCCTGCTCGCCCGCACCCTGTCGAGCCTGATCCCCGACCAGTGA
- a CDS encoding sensor histidine kinase, whose product MTEHDPGEGGLDGAVGNQTGEQQFRLLADNAPVMIWRADTTKACDFFNKPWLDFTGRGMDQELGFGWAEGVHPEDFDRCLAIFTGAFDRRESFSMTYRLRRHDGVYRWLLDNGRPYQDAAGRFAGYFGSCVDVTEMKRALDDKDVLLREVHHRVRNNMQLITALLDMQAQGAAEQETRDRLSEAAGRIRSIALVQEQLHGADTVSGVDLGDYLRSLVTAVAGLRGRLAVEVDADPLPLPLDRAVPIGLIVNELLTNALKHAFPDGRPGTIRVEARRDAQGAVAILVADDGIGLADAMLEERPRSLGYRLIRRLAVQAAATVDLDPGSGRGTRHRIRLSPVNAPDACGV is encoded by the coding sequence ATGACGGAGCACGATCCGGGGGAGGGCGGCCTCGACGGGGCCGTGGGGAACCAGACGGGCGAGCAGCAGTTCCGCCTGCTGGCCGACAATGCGCCGGTGATGATCTGGCGGGCCGACACGACCAAGGCCTGCGATTTCTTCAACAAGCCCTGGCTGGACTTTACCGGGCGCGGCATGGACCAGGAACTGGGCTTCGGCTGGGCCGAGGGCGTGCATCCCGAGGATTTCGATCGCTGCCTCGCCATCTTCACCGGCGCCTTCGACCGGCGCGAGTCCTTCTCCATGACCTACCGGCTGCGGCGCCATGACGGGGTCTATCGCTGGCTGCTCGACAATGGCCGGCCCTACCAGGATGCCGCCGGGCGGTTCGCCGGCTATTTCGGTTCCTGCGTCGACGTCACGGAGATGAAGCGGGCGCTCGATGACAAGGACGTGCTGCTGCGCGAGGTGCATCACCGCGTGCGCAACAACATGCAGCTCATCACCGCGCTGCTGGACATGCAGGCCCAGGGCGCGGCCGAGCAGGAGACCCGCGACCGGTTGAGCGAGGCGGCCGGCCGCATCCGCTCCATCGCGCTGGTCCAGGAGCAGCTTCACGGCGCCGACACCGTGTCCGGCGTCGACCTCGGCGACTATCTGCGCTCGCTCGTCACCGCCGTCGCCGGGCTGCGGGGGCGTCTTGCGGTGGAGGTCGACGCCGATCCGCTCCCCCTCCCGCTCGACCGCGCCGTGCCCATCGGGCTGATCGTCAACGAACTGCTGACCAACGCCCTGAAGCACGCCTTTCCCGATGGCCGCCCCGGAACCATCCGGGTCGAGGCGCGCCGGGACGCCCAGGGGGCCGTCGCCATCCTCGTCGCCGACGACGGCATCGGCCTCGCCGATGCAATGCTGGAGGAGCGCCCGCGCTCGCTCGGTTACCGGCTGATCCGCCGTCTGGCCGTGCAGGCCGCCGCCACCGTCGACCTGGATCCCGGCAGCGGTCGCGGCACCCGGCATCGCATCCGCCTGTCGCCGGTGAACGCTCCGGATGCCTGCGGGGTTTAA
- a CDS encoding DUF882 domain-containing protein, translating to MEETKLPPAAAGGAGSRLGRRDLLRAGLGMAAAASVLVPGESEAGLRAPPRHLSLMNLHTGERIQAEYWAKGRYLRDGMREINRLLRDHRTGSVHPMDPRLLDLVYALTRKIGSRNPVHVISAYRSPETNAMLREADGSGVAQNSFHMQGKAIDLRIPGLPLGHLRKAALSLRGGGVGYYPDSNFVHVDVGPLRHW from the coding sequence ATGGAAGAGACCAAACTGCCGCCGGCGGCCGCCGGCGGGGCCGGCAGCCGTCTTGGCCGCCGCGACCTTCTGCGGGCCGGGCTGGGCATGGCAGCCGCCGCATCGGTCCTGGTTCCGGGCGAATCCGAAGCCGGCCTGCGCGCCCCGCCACGGCATCTTTCCTTGATGAACCTGCACACCGGCGAGCGCATCCAGGCCGAATACTGGGCCAAGGGCCGCTACCTGCGCGACGGCATGCGCGAGATCAACCGGCTGCTGCGCGACCACCGGACCGGCTCCGTCCATCCGATGGACCCGAGGCTGCTGGATCTGGTCTATGCACTGACCCGCAAGATCGGCAGCCGGAATCCGGTCCACGTCATCTCCGCCTACCGCTCGCCCGAGACGAACGCGATGCTGCGCGAGGCGGACGGCAGCGGCGTCGCCCAGAACAGCTTCCACATGCAGGGCAAGGCGATCGACCTGCGCATCCCCGGCCTGCCGCTGGGCCACCTGCGCAAGGCCGCGCTGAGCCTGCGCGGCGGCGGAGTCGGCTATTACCCCGACAGCAATTTCGTCCACGTCGACGTCGGCCCGCTGCGCCACTGGTAG
- a CDS encoding sensor histidine kinase, whose translation MALGAPVDLVQERLNQSRRIVIGGGLGACLLTLLLGWVVLRSFSRRRRAERQVRRAHEALLLEQQRRLQAEKEHAEAANRAKSEFLANMSHELRTPLNAVIGFTEALMSGLFGAAPPKYEEYIRAIHQSGTHLLHLVNDMLDMAKIEAGRMELTFTPVPLDDLLGDCQQLMEAVAANRGVVLEVRPAPERIVVIADGLRLRQAALNLLSNAVKFTPPGGRVVVESAPGKAGQAVVTITDSGIGMTAEEVEIALEPFRQVNNYLTKSEAGTGLGLPLAKRFVEAHGGTLTVESTPGAGTRVIITLPAAGAAASR comes from the coding sequence GTGGCGCTGGGCGCCCCGGTCGATCTGGTGCAGGAACGGCTGAACCAGTCGCGCCGCATCGTCATCGGCGGCGGGCTGGGCGCCTGCCTGCTCACCCTGCTGCTGGGCTGGGTGGTGCTGCGCAGTTTCAGCCGCCGCCGCCGGGCGGAGCGGCAGGTGCGCCGCGCCCATGAGGCGTTGCTGCTGGAGCAGCAGCGCCGGCTGCAGGCGGAGAAGGAGCATGCCGAGGCCGCCAACCGGGCCAAGAGCGAGTTCCTCGCCAACATGAGCCACGAGCTGCGCACGCCGCTGAACGCCGTCATCGGCTTCACCGAGGCGCTGATGTCCGGCCTGTTCGGCGCCGCGCCGCCGAAATACGAGGAGTACATCCGCGCCATCCACCAGTCCGGCACCCATCTCCTCCACCTCGTCAACGATATGCTGGACATGGCGAAGATCGAGGCCGGCCGGATGGAGCTGACCTTCACGCCGGTGCCGCTCGACGACCTGCTCGGCGACTGCCAGCAGTTGATGGAGGCGGTCGCCGCCAACCGGGGCGTCGTGCTGGAGGTGCGGCCGGCCCCGGAGCGGATCGTGGTGATCGCCGACGGGCTGCGGCTGCGCCAGGCGGCGCTGAACCTGCTGTCGAACGCCGTCAAGTTCACCCCGCCCGGCGGGCGCGTGGTGGTCGAGAGCGCGCCGGGCAAGGCGGGGCAGGCGGTCGTCACCATAACCGACAGCGGCATCGGCATGACGGCGGAGGAGGTGGAGATCGCGCTGGAGCCCTTCCGTCAGGTCAACAACTACCTGACCAAGAGCGAGGCGGGCACCGGGCTCGGCCTGCCGCTCGCCAAGCGCTTCGTCGAGGCGCATGGCGGCACCCTGACGGTGGAGAGCACCCCCGGTGCCGGGACGCGCGTCATCATCACGCTTCCGGCCGCCGGCGCCGCCGCGTCACGCTGA
- a CDS encoding pentapeptide repeat-containing protein: MLDRHARWIKGQPGGARANLAMADLEGVDLSHRDLRGAHLVGARMARGRLNGTNLAGADLFGADLRDADVSRANLMQTDLRGARLRDADFSNSNLRGADMRSGSLEPGGSARRGNPSDAELLEADAARQMHKLALLRLQNGMTAGGGIPTDLTGAVLRGANLSDADLTGSILQNADLSGAVLARTNLSDSRLNGANLSGAVLDGAVFDNADLVGTRLTDCDLSRTMLTTAQFTRPIDSIGSEIQRIIHDHERWIDSFGQRGERAELDGADLSRADLRSVNLSAACLRGANLSAAALTGARLIMADLSGANLEGANLMGADLSGANLSYAQLTGADLTRVRLGPAEIKDPSGRPTGRSWAANLMGADLRGAFLVGTTLAQANLTDANLARADLDGADLSGAKLQRANLPGRLPRRR; encoded by the coding sequence ATGCTCGACAGGCATGCCCGCTGGATCAAGGGCCAGCCGGGTGGTGCGCGCGCAAACCTGGCGATGGCCGACCTGGAAGGTGTCGACCTGTCGCACCGGGACCTGCGCGGCGCGCATCTCGTCGGCGCAAGGATGGCTCGCGGCCGGCTGAACGGCACCAACCTCGCCGGGGCCGACCTGTTCGGCGCCGACCTGCGCGATGCCGACGTCAGCCGCGCCAACCTGATGCAGACCGATCTGCGCGGGGCCCGGCTGCGCGACGCCGATTTCTCCAACTCCAACCTGCGCGGCGCCGACATGCGTTCCGGCTCGCTGGAGCCCGGCGGCAGCGCCCGGCGCGGCAATCCCTCCGATGCCGAGCTGCTGGAGGCCGACGCCGCCCGCCAGATGCACAAGCTCGCCCTGCTGCGCCTGCAGAACGGCATGACCGCCGGCGGCGGCATCCCGACCGACCTGACCGGGGCGGTGCTGCGCGGCGCCAACCTGTCGGACGCCGACCTCACCGGCTCGATCCTGCAGAATGCCGACCTGAGCGGGGCGGTGCTGGCGCGCACCAACCTCAGCGACAGCCGGCTGAACGGCGCCAACCTGTCCGGCGCCGTGCTGGATGGGGCTGTGTTCGACAATGCCGATCTGGTGGGCACGCGGCTGACCGACTGCGACCTGTCCCGCACGATGCTGACCACCGCCCAGTTCACCCGGCCGATCGACAGCATCGGATCGGAGATCCAGCGCATCATCCATGACCATGAACGCTGGATCGACAGCTTCGGCCAGCGCGGCGAGCGGGCGGAGCTGGACGGCGCCGACCTCAGCCGCGCCGACCTGCGCAGCGTCAACCTGTCCGCCGCCTGCCTGCGCGGGGCCAACCTTTCGGCGGCGGCGCTGACCGGCGCGCGCCTGATCATGGCCGACCTGTCCGGGGCGAACCTGGAGGGGGCGAACCTGATGGGCGCCGACCTCAGCGGCGCCAACCTCAGCTATGCCCAGCTCACCGGGGCCGACCTGACGCGGGTCCGGCTCGGCCCGGCGGAGATCAAGGATCCGTCGGGACGGCCGACCGGCCGCTCCTGGGCGGCGAACCTGATGGGGGCCGACCTGCGCGGCGCCTTCCTCGTCGGCACGACGCTGGCGCAGGCCAACCTGACCGACGCCAACCTCGCGCGGGCCGACCTGGACGGCGCCGACCTCAGCGGGGCCAAGCTGCAGCGGGCGAATCTTCCGGGCCGGCTGCCCCGCCGCCGCTAA
- a CDS encoding transglycosylase domain-containing protein, whose translation MGVALAAAMAGLGVAAQEEMRSSRLQARLLSTYAQGMSFTLGEGPNPAARYPTQGPYNERFGYVGLPGYLRSLTDDIYAIEQQAQLSPRLDGFMAAGGFPIYHEKTRAGLTMLDRSGTTMFSARYPERVFTRFEDVPPLVADTLLFIENRELLREDEPRRNPAVEWDRFAGAVLMLPVQWVKPGTRSPGGSTLATQIEKYRHSRTARRWARRRSCAR comes from the coding sequence GTGGGTGTTGCGCTGGCGGCGGCGATGGCCGGGCTGGGCGTCGCCGCACAGGAGGAGATGCGGAGCTCCCGTCTGCAGGCGCGTCTGCTCTCCACCTACGCCCAGGGGATGAGCTTCACGCTGGGCGAGGGGCCGAACCCGGCCGCGCGCTATCCGACCCAGGGTCCCTATAACGAAAGGTTCGGCTACGTCGGCTTGCCGGGCTATCTGCGGTCGCTGACCGACGACATCTACGCGATCGAACAGCAGGCCCAGCTTTCCCCGCGGCTCGACGGCTTCATGGCGGCGGGCGGCTTCCCGATCTACCACGAGAAGACCCGCGCCGGGCTCACCATGCTCGACCGCAGCGGGACCACCATGTTTTCCGCCCGCTATCCGGAGCGGGTCTTCACCAGGTTCGAGGACGTGCCGCCGCTGGTCGCGGACACGCTGCTGTTCATCGAGAACCGCGAGCTTCTGCGCGAGGACGAGCCGCGCCGCAACCCGGCGGTGGAGTGGGACCGCTTCGCCGGCGCGGTGCTGATGCTGCCGGTACAGTGGGTGAAGCCGGGCACCCGCTCGCCCGGCGGCTCGACGCTGGCGACGCAGATCGAGAAGTACCGCCATTCCCGGACGGCCAGACGGTGGGCGCGACGGAGAAGCTGCGCCAGATGA
- a CDS encoding GGDEF domain-containing response regulator yields the protein MRILIVDDSPHHRNMMVYELNKLGCSTVTAGNGAEAIEATAHERFDVVMADIRLADMTGLELCWHLRTRQGLRHLYLIIMIPGSMTDQYHELVEAGADEFLRKPLDWKWASARLLAASRVVAMQRELERLATTDPLTGALNRRRFLERGAEEMTRSSRYERPLSLLMLDIDHFKRVNDTHGHATGDEAIRMTVRVCKSVLRGPDLIGRLGGEEFAVLLPETSPVNAYAAGQRLRERLAAASLPLEGGGALALTISIGLAWLTRADTSLEALMARADAALYRAKKAGRNRVEIEPQLPLSSLRGSTCPTLP from the coding sequence TTGCGCATCCTGATCGTGGATGATTCCCCCCACCATCGGAACATGATGGTGTACGAGCTGAACAAGCTCGGCTGCAGCACGGTCACCGCCGGCAACGGGGCCGAGGCGATCGAGGCGACGGCGCACGAGCGCTTCGACGTGGTCATGGCCGACATCAGGCTGGCGGACATGACCGGGCTGGAGCTGTGCTGGCACCTGCGCACCCGCCAGGGGCTGCGCCATCTCTACCTGATCATCATGATCCCCGGCAGCATGACCGACCAGTACCACGAGCTGGTCGAGGCCGGAGCCGACGAGTTCCTGCGCAAGCCGCTGGACTGGAAATGGGCCTCCGCCCGGCTGCTTGCGGCGTCGCGCGTCGTCGCCATGCAGCGCGAGCTGGAACGGCTCGCCACCACCGACCCGCTGACCGGCGCGCTGAACCGCCGCCGCTTCCTGGAGCGCGGCGCGGAGGAGATGACCCGCTCCAGCCGCTACGAGCGGCCGCTGTCGCTGCTGATGCTGGACATCGACCATTTCAAGCGGGTCAACGATACCCACGGGCACGCCACCGGCGACGAGGCGATCCGCATGACGGTGCGGGTCTGCAAGTCGGTGCTGCGCGGCCCGGACCTGATCGGGCGGCTGGGCGGCGAGGAGTTCGCCGTCCTGCTGCCGGAGACCAGCCCGGTCAACGCCTATGCGGCGGGCCAGCGCCTGCGCGAGCGGCTGGCCGCCGCCTCCCTGCCGCTGGAGGGCGGCGGCGCGCTCGCCCTGACCATCAGCATCGGGCTGGCCTGGCTGACCCGCGCCGACACGAGCCTGGAGGCGCTGATGGCCCGCGCCGATGCCGCGCTCTACCGTGCCAAGAAGGCCGGCCGCAACCGGGTGGAGATCGAACCGCAGCTCCCGCTGTCGTCGCTGCGGGGATCAACCTGCCCCACCCTGCCCTGA
- a CDS encoding histidine kinase famiy protein, with amino-acid sequence MSDRSELSAGPSGDSAERVRTEGSGGNASAGLAAEGMDDRASVSPTGRPPLHHWQMGMVSQPGLEGRGDVFFAAVAMTRMPMVVTDPNQPDNPIVFANGAFFDLTGYEKDEVLGRNCRFLQGAQTDRETVAEIREAVRNRRPISLEVLNYKRDGSAFWNALFIGPVFDPQGKLLYFFASQMDITRRRVSEQAFYQAQKMEAIGQLTAGLAHDFNNLLQVIAGTLEQMTDLLDTNPAAIRRPLELAERATQQGARLTQQLLTFARKQRLDPKPVRLNALVTEFVDMLSRTVGDRVSLRLDLRAPLPPCQLDPVHLEMALLNVVINARDAMPDGGEVVIATGLTQLDGEAESDHLPPGEYVTLSVSDRGDGMPPDVLRRAAEPFFTTKGPGRGTGLGLAMVHGFVQQSRGRLEIESTPGQGTTLRMLFPRAAARPAEQQAPVPRQPSAASEGTPATVLVVDDSDDVRELAVSHLTGLGYRVLSARSGEEALALLDHGPPIDLLFTDLVMPGGINGLVLAERFRRRSPDTAVLLTTGYNEELNDDSPHLPEGAVLGKPYRRAELADRVGDALAGRGTGGRTGRDGGQAGPADGLHLRNTGT; translated from the coding sequence ATGTCGGATCGCAGCGAGCTGTCCGCCGGGCCATCCGGAGACTCGGCCGAGCGGGTGCGGACCGAAGGAAGCGGCGGCAACGCGAGCGCCGGGCTGGCCGCCGAGGGCATGGACGACAGGGCCTCCGTCAGTCCGACCGGCAGGCCGCCCCTCCACCACTGGCAGATGGGGATGGTGTCGCAGCCGGGACTGGAAGGCCGCGGCGACGTGTTCTTCGCCGCGGTCGCGATGACGCGCATGCCGATGGTGGTGACCGACCCCAACCAGCCGGACAATCCCATCGTCTTCGCCAACGGCGCCTTCTTCGACCTGACCGGCTATGAGAAGGACGAGGTGCTGGGCCGCAACTGCCGTTTCCTGCAGGGGGCGCAGACCGACCGCGAGACGGTGGCGGAGATCCGCGAGGCGGTGCGCAACCGGCGCCCGATCTCGCTGGAGGTGCTGAACTACAAGCGCGACGGCAGCGCCTTCTGGAACGCGCTGTTCATCGGGCCGGTCTTCGACCCGCAGGGCAAGCTCCTGTATTTCTTCGCCTCGCAGATGGACATCACCCGGCGGCGCGTGTCGGAGCAGGCCTTCTACCAGGCGCAGAAGATGGAGGCGATCGGCCAGTTGACCGCCGGGCTGGCGCACGACTTCAACAACCTGCTGCAGGTCATCGCCGGGACGCTGGAGCAGATGACCGACCTGCTGGACACCAATCCGGCGGCGATCCGCCGTCCGCTGGAGCTGGCGGAGCGGGCGACCCAGCAGGGCGCGCGGCTGACGCAGCAGCTCCTGACCTTCGCCCGCAAGCAGCGGCTGGACCCGAAGCCGGTCCGGCTCAACGCGCTGGTGACCGAGTTCGTCGACATGCTGTCGCGCACGGTGGGCGACCGGGTGTCGCTGCGGCTGGACCTGCGGGCGCCGCTGCCGCCCTGCCAGCTCGACCCCGTCCATCTGGAGATGGCGCTGCTGAACGTGGTCATCAATGCGCGCGACGCCATGCCGGACGGCGGCGAGGTGGTCATCGCCACCGGCCTGACCCAGCTCGACGGCGAGGCCGAAAGCGACCACCTGCCGCCCGGCGAGTATGTGACGCTGAGCGTCAGCGACCGCGGCGACGGCATGCCGCCGGACGTGCTGCGCCGGGCGGCCGAACCCTTCTTCACCACCAAGGGGCCCGGCCGGGGCACCGGGCTCGGCCTCGCCATGGTCCACGGCTTCGTCCAGCAGTCGCGCGGCCGGCTGGAGATCGAGAGCACACCCGGCCAGGGAACCACCCTGCGCATGCTGTTCCCGCGCGCCGCCGCCCGGCCGGCGGAACAGCAGGCGCCGGTGCCGCGCCAGCCGTCCGCCGCATCGGAAGGCACCCCGGCGACCGTCCTGGTGGTCGATGACAGCGACGACGTGCGGGAGCTTGCGGTCTCGCACCTGACGGGGCTCGGCTACCGGGTGCTGTCCGCCCGGTCCGGCGAGGAGGCGCTGGCCCTGCTCGACCACGGGCCGCCGATCGACCTGCTGTTCACCGACCTCGTCATGCCCGGTGGGATCAACGGGCTGGTGCTGGCCGAGCGGTTCCGCCGCCGCTCCCCCGACACCGCCGTCCTGCTGACGACCGGCTACAATGAAGAGTTGAACGACGACTCCCCGCACCTTCCGGAGGGGGCGGTGCTGGGCAAGCCCTACCGCCGGGCGGAACTGGCCGACCGGGTCGGGGACGCCCTGGCGGGAAGGGGGACCGGAGGGAGGACCGGACGGGACGGCGGGCAGGCCGGACCTGCGGACGGATTGCACCTTCGGAACACTGGAACGTAA